Proteins encoded together in one uncultured Desulfosarcina sp. window:
- a CDS encoding DMT family transporter: MLNRDNLFTWPPAVFFWALICALLWGSAFPLVKTGIAMLSIQGSTGGKLYFAAYRFLLAGLIIFGGVWVSGRSVVLPRLGDYGAMAVTGLLQTTLQYTFFYIGLSNTTGVKASIIISAGSFFLALCSHLFFRDDPITLRKSAGLIFGFLGILLVNLQGDGLDFHLTLTGEGFILLAALSSTLAMVVVKKVSVRVYPPLMCAYQLVIGALALFLLGLFFDPPSVIAFSGPSLGLLLYLSFLSAAAFSLWYLLIRHNRLSSIAAYRFLIPVCAVLLSVALLESEHLDWAALTALVLVCLGIVFTSRE; encoded by the coding sequence ATGCTCAACCGCGATAACCTGTTCACCTGGCCGCCGGCTGTCTTTTTCTGGGCGCTGATCTGCGCCCTTTTGTGGGGAAGCGCCTTTCCCCTGGTCAAAACCGGAATCGCCATGCTGTCCATCCAGGGCAGTACCGGTGGAAAACTCTATTTTGCCGCCTATCGCTTTCTTCTGGCCGGACTGATCATATTCGGCGGCGTATGGGTTTCGGGACGGTCCGTCGTTTTACCCCGCCTGGGCGATTATGGTGCCATGGCCGTAACCGGCCTTCTTCAGACGACCCTGCAGTACACCTTTTTCTATATCGGACTGTCCAACACCACGGGGGTGAAGGCGTCCATTATTATCAGTGCCGGCTCCTTCTTTCTGGCGTTGTGTTCTCACCTGTTTTTCAGGGACGATCCAATCACCCTGCGGAAAAGTGCCGGGCTGATATTCGGTTTTCTGGGCATCCTTCTGGTCAACCTGCAGGGGGACGGGTTGGATTTCCATCTGACCTTGACCGGCGAAGGCTTCATCCTGCTGGCGGCCCTTTCCTCCACCCTGGCCATGGTGGTCGTCAAAAAGGTCTCCGTGCGTGTTTACCCGCCGCTCATGTGCGCATACCAGCTGGTTATCGGCGCCCTGGCACTGTTCCTGCTGGGGCTGTTTTTCGATCCCCCTTCGGTGATCGCATTCAGCGGCCCGTCACTGGGTTTGCTGCTTTACCTGAGTTTTCTTTCCGCCGCCGCTTTTTCCCTATGGTACCTGCTCATCCGGCACAACCGGCTTTCCAGTATCGCCGCCTATCGTTTTCTCATCCCGGTATGTGCCGTCCTGCTTTCCGTTGCACTGCTGGAAAGCGAACACCTCGACTGGGCGGCTCTGACGGCGTTGGTGCTGGTTTGTCTGGGGATCGTGTTTACATCGCGTGAATAG
- a CDS encoding ABC transporter ATP-binding protein, translating into MPDPIYRIENLIHRYNRQPVLEVDRLTVAPSSILGLVGPNGSGKSTLLKLMAFIFQPTEGRILFKGKPALPFDEAIRSQVTLLTQEPYLMKRTVFKNIAYGLKVRGEPGDWRQPVHGALNQVGLDPETFSSRQWDELSGGEAQRVALAARLVLKPAVLLLDEPTASVDAASSELIRSASLRARSEWGTTLVIASHDRQWLHDVCDEVIHLFKGKPAGSGRSNMIFGPWTRGDEDAYGKRLDDGQRLWVSVPPSADATAFLDPGAIRILGEGETADNRQTAILKGTVNRLSLEKQSGDLLADVRVGSLILVVRVAESRLAAMSLHRGWPVSLAYRPENIRWR; encoded by the coding sequence GTGCCCGATCCCATCTACCGGATTGAAAACCTGATCCACCGGTACAACCGTCAGCCGGTCCTGGAGGTCGACCGGCTGACGGTCGCGCCTTCTTCCATCCTGGGGCTGGTGGGACCCAACGGCAGCGGGAAAAGTACGCTGCTGAAGCTCATGGCGTTTATTTTCCAGCCCACCGAAGGACGAATCCTGTTCAAGGGAAAGCCGGCCTTGCCTTTTGACGAAGCCATCCGTTCCCAGGTGACGCTTTTGACCCAGGAACCTTATCTGATGAAACGGACGGTGTTTAAAAACATCGCTTACGGGTTGAAGGTTCGCGGCGAACCCGGGGACTGGCGCCAGCCGGTCCATGGTGCCCTGAACCAGGTCGGGCTGGATCCCGAGACTTTTTCCTCGCGGCAATGGGATGAACTGTCCGGCGGCGAGGCCCAGCGGGTGGCCCTGGCGGCCCGTCTGGTGCTGAAGCCTGCGGTGCTTTTGCTGGACGAACCTACCGCCAGTGTGGATGCCGCTTCCAGCGAACTGATCCGCAGCGCTTCTTTGCGGGCCCGCAGCGAATGGGGCACCACGTTGGTGATCGCCAGCCACGACCGCCAGTGGCTTCACGATGTCTGTGACGAAGTGATCCACCTGTTCAAGGGGAAGCCGGCGGGCAGCGGCAGGAGCAACATGATTTTCGGTCCCTGGACCCGCGGGGATGAAGACGCCTACGGCAAAAGGCTGGATGACGGTCAACGGCTTTGGGTATCCGTGCCGCCAAGCGCCGATGCCACCGCCTTTCTCGATCCCGGTGCCATCCGGATTCTCGGCGAGGGGGAAACCGCTGACAACCGCCAAACAGCGATTCTCAAAGGCACCGTGAACCGGCTCTCTTTGGAAAAGCAGAGCGGGGATCTGCTGGCCGATGTACGGGTCGGATCGTTGATCCTGGTGGTGCGGGTTGCCGAATCCCGACTGGCAGCCATGTCCCTGCACCGGGGCTGGCCGGTTTCTCTGGCGTACCGCCCTGAGAACATTCGCTGGCGGTAG
- a CDS encoding SH3 domain-containing protein translates to MTTGCIQQPVQPCPEVADCPPCSTEKADRLAGENRTLQKELVAGRAEMEDLERRIADLEIQLLQKEALTIELQRRAALRQQRLDSAITEVVRTKSKLRTIESKAEAASTIAEAEIAVKSLQSRVDEGAQDQIEVLEKAKRLLEQSTAEFKARNFGGALYLAVQSKNQIAAVDNRFQGRDEGAGMAGETVFSHPLRLKVIKNTNLREGPGLDYKVCSTLESGTAIVGHAYKENWIRIDTEKDQTGWVHQSLVTAR, encoded by the coding sequence ATGACAACAGGCTGCATCCAACAGCCGGTGCAGCCCTGTCCGGAGGTTGCGGACTGTCCGCCCTGTTCCACGGAAAAGGCTGACCGGCTGGCCGGCGAGAATCGCACCCTTCAAAAAGAACTGGTTGCCGGCCGCGCCGAAATGGAGGATCTGGAACGCAGGATCGCCGATCTGGAAATTCAGTTGCTACAAAAGGAGGCGTTGACCATCGAACTGCAGCGCCGCGCCGCTTTACGCCAGCAGCGGTTGGACAGCGCCATTACCGAAGTCGTACGGACCAAGTCCAAGTTGCGCACCATCGAAAGCAAAGCGGAAGCGGCATCCACCATCGCCGAGGCGGAGATTGCGGTCAAATCGCTGCAAAGCCGCGTTGATGAAGGGGCTCAGGATCAGATCGAGGTCCTGGAAAAAGCCAAACGCCTGCTCGAACAGAGCACCGCCGAATTCAAGGCCCGGAACTTCGGCGGGGCGCTTTACCTGGCCGTACAGTCGAAAAACCAGATCGCTGCGGTGGACAACCGGTTTCAAGGACGCGATGAAGGCGCCGGGATGGCCGGTGAGACCGTCTTCAGCCATCCCCTGCGGCTAAAGGTCATCAAGAACACCAACCTGCGGGAAGGACCGGGACTCGACTATAAGGTATGCAGCACCCTGGAAAGCGGTACGGCGATTGTGGGGCATGCCTATAAAGAGAACTGGATCCGAATCGACACGGAAAAGGACCAGACCGGCTGGGTTCACCAGTCTCTGGTCACGGCCCGATAA
- a CDS encoding ABC transporter permease: MDFILAGFVEAIRLLFGGDGQTWSAVAATLKASTGSMATSLILGIPLGFVLGYFNFPAKRQARLLVDTALALPTVFIGLVVYAFISNRGPLGEMGLLFTLPGIAIGQTVLALPIVIALSATAVESMDRHLRTLLISLGAGRRQLLLSSLWEVRYGLLAAGLAAYGRVMTEVGISMMVGGNIKWHTRTITTAIALETGKGMFATGIALGLVLIGIAFAVNVCLSFLRKK; the protein is encoded by the coding sequence ATGGACTTTATCCTTGCCGGCTTCGTCGAAGCCATTCGTCTGCTTTTTGGCGGTGACGGCCAGACCTGGTCTGCGGTGGCCGCAACGCTGAAGGCGTCCACCGGGTCCATGGCGACCAGCCTGATATTGGGCATTCCCCTGGGATTCGTTCTGGGGTATTTCAATTTTCCGGCCAAACGCCAGGCCCGGCTGCTGGTGGATACGGCCCTGGCCCTGCCAACCGTTTTCATCGGCCTGGTGGTCTATGCCTTTATTTCCAACCGGGGGCCGCTGGGAGAGATGGGGCTGCTTTTTACCCTGCCCGGCATTGCCATCGGCCAGACCGTCCTGGCGCTACCCATCGTCATCGCCCTGAGTGCGACGGCCGTGGAGAGCATGGACCGTCATCTGCGGACCCTGCTGATCTCCCTGGGGGCCGGCCGGCGGCAATTGCTGCTCAGCAGCCTGTGGGAAGTTCGCTACGGGCTGCTGGCCGCCGGGCTGGCCGCCTATGGCAGGGTGATGACCGAAGTGGGCATTTCCATGATGGTGGGCGGCAACATCAAATGGCATACCCGCACCATCACCACGGCCATCGCCCTGGAAACCGGCAAGGGCATGTTTGCCACCGGTATCGCCCTGGGGTTGGTGCTCATCGGCATCGCATTTGCCGTTAATGTTTGTCTGTCGTTTCTAAGAAAAAAGTAG
- the bamA gene encoding outer membrane protein assembly factor BamA, with translation MDRKPGKIRISWWWAVFAAILLYALPAPAAQDALASVHSQDTAGAGMVVAGIQVIVKAPPDRIGDNEALARQLIAIKTGNSLTQDAIQTSIDALRLSNRFAAIDVDSRTTPAGEVLVYTLTPHQYIEDIRIHGNEPIFEAEILNQMTLYPGDPYTKPDLSEQEKAVVKRYKRAGYINPKVSVAALPHDEGENAVIVVDITKGPHYRLGRLTFEGRRGLSETMLKLHMRIWRTALWPAGRFSEYWLKKDMDSLLAYYRRKGFADAALSYRTALAEDGRHVDVMVRIDEGPRYKVSFAGHHRFWKFTLQKDVAIYSIGNRGNKGARKTVSNIKQRYHEDGFLEARVEVEQNPAPDAPLPTTLLQFVIHEGPQTKVESVHIGGNHFIEEKKIEKQMLTRPPSLLHDGAYVPETLEEDVFAVRTLYIREGFQEEDVNAEADLNADKTRAKVNVEINEGPRTRVEAITLEGLTVEGLSEEKIKTRLAHKVGGPFRQSALEADKQTIASLVSEKGRPYVTVAAKAAFNADKSQAAVEYTVDPGPLVTLGGIFISGNLKTKERIIRRELAHEPGAPLSLQALNDGQRSLRDLSVFHDVNYRTIGLKEKAETVTQIVEIEEAEPYYAELSVGYESDSGFYGKTKVGDRNLFGLAKDLWAGGEVSETGFKVETRLTEPRLFGTHITATLGAYHEELTEFNQPFGTRTSGGSLTFGKDWGKHLTTALTFSLEKKDQFSVEDHSSTVETDEDARTIFVTTPYVRYDTRDDFVRPKKGLLSSLSVDLSKGVQNQLDDFIRYQFDTRYYLTPIERLTFASLARFGKVASYSDTGIVPDDQLFFLGGIQDVRGYSENLLRFNEDGDPLGGQLAMVGSLEARIDLGYNFELTAFFDTGTVRETQEDFGSDSWRSSVGLGLRYITPIGPIGLLYGYKLDREEDESAGRLHVSIGYSF, from the coding sequence ATGGACCGAAAGCCAGGCAAAATCCGGATTTCTTGGTGGTGGGCGGTGTTCGCCGCGATACTGCTGTACGCTCTCCCCGCTCCTGCTGCGCAAGACGCATTGGCGTCGGTTCATTCCCAAGATACCGCTGGCGCCGGCATGGTTGTGGCTGGAATCCAGGTCATCGTCAAGGCCCCACCGGACAGGATCGGCGACAACGAGGCCCTGGCCCGCCAGCTAATTGCCATTAAAACAGGCAATTCCCTCACCCAGGACGCCATCCAGACGTCCATCGACGCCCTGCGTCTTTCCAACCGGTTCGCCGCCATCGATGTGGATTCGCGCACGACCCCCGCCGGCGAGGTCCTGGTATATACCCTGACTCCCCACCAATATATCGAAGATATCCGCATTCACGGCAACGAACCCATTTTCGAGGCCGAGATCCTCAACCAGATGACCCTCTATCCCGGCGACCCTTACACGAAGCCGGATCTTTCCGAGCAGGAAAAGGCTGTCGTCAAGCGCTACAAAAGAGCGGGCTACATCAACCCTAAAGTGTCGGTCGCGGCCCTGCCCCATGACGAGGGCGAAAACGCAGTGATCGTCGTCGATATCACCAAAGGCCCCCATTATCGGCTGGGCAGGTTGACCTTCGAAGGCCGCCGGGGGCTGTCCGAAACCATGTTGAAGCTGCACATGCGGATTTGGCGAACCGCACTCTGGCCCGCCGGCCGGTTCAGCGAATATTGGCTGAAGAAAGACATGGACAGCCTGCTGGCCTATTATCGGCGCAAAGGCTTCGCCGATGCCGCGCTATCCTACCGCACGGCGCTGGCCGAGGACGGTCGCCATGTGGATGTCATGGTTCGCATCGACGAAGGCCCCCGGTACAAGGTATCCTTTGCAGGCCACCATCGATTCTGGAAGTTTACCCTGCAAAAGGATGTGGCCATCTACAGCATTGGCAACCGCGGAAACAAAGGCGCCAGAAAAACCGTATCGAACATCAAACAGCGCTATCATGAGGATGGATTTCTCGAGGCCCGCGTGGAGGTTGAACAAAATCCGGCGCCAGACGCCCCGCTTCCCACCACCTTGCTGCAATTTGTCATTCACGAGGGTCCGCAAACAAAAGTCGAAAGCGTCCACATCGGCGGCAACCACTTCATTGAAGAAAAAAAGATCGAAAAACAGATGCTCACCCGCCCCCCCAGCTTGCTGCATGATGGTGCCTATGTGCCCGAAACGCTGGAAGAAGACGTTTTCGCGGTGCGCACCCTTTACATACGGGAAGGATTTCAGGAAGAGGACGTCAACGCCGAGGCCGATCTCAACGCGGACAAAACCCGGGCCAAAGTGAATGTAGAGATCAACGAAGGCCCCCGCACGCGGGTGGAAGCGATCACGCTCGAGGGACTCACGGTTGAAGGGCTCTCAGAAGAGAAGATCAAAACCCGGTTGGCCCACAAAGTGGGGGGGCCGTTTCGCCAATCGGCCCTGGAGGCCGACAAGCAAACCATCGCCAGCCTGGTTTCCGAAAAAGGGCGCCCTTATGTGACGGTCGCGGCCAAGGCTGCGTTCAATGCGGACAAAAGCCAGGCAGCCGTTGAATACACGGTCGATCCCGGTCCGCTGGTCACCCTGGGCGGGATTTTCATTTCCGGCAATCTGAAAACCAAGGAGCGCATCATCCGGCGCGAGCTGGCCCATGAGCCCGGCGCCCCGCTCTCTTTGCAGGCCCTGAACGACGGTCAGCGCAGTCTCAGGGACCTGTCCGTCTTCCACGATGTCAACTATCGTACCATCGGGCTCAAGGAAAAGGCGGAAACGGTCACTCAGATCGTGGAGATCGAGGAAGCCGAGCCCTATTATGCCGAACTCAGTGTCGGCTACGAATCGGACAGCGGCTTTTACGGCAAAACCAAAGTCGGCGACCGCAACCTTTTCGGACTGGCCAAGGACCTGTGGGCCGGCGGCGAGGTCAGCGAAACCGGCTTCAAGGTGGAAACCCGCCTGACCGAGCCGCGACTGTTCGGAACCCATATCACGGCGACCCTCGGCGCCTATCATGAGGAACTGACCGAATTCAACCAACCCTTCGGCACTCGCACCAGCGGCGGATCGCTGACCTTCGGAAAGGACTGGGGCAAACACCTGACCACCGCCCTTACCTTTTCTCTGGAAAAAAAGGACCAGTTCAGTGTCGAAGACCATTCCTCCACCGTCGAAACCGATGAAGATGCGCGCACCATTTTCGTAACCACGCCTTATGTCCGTTACGACACTCGGGACGATTTCGTGCGGCCCAAAAAGGGCCTTTTGTCCTCCTTGAGCGTGGACCTTTCCAAGGGGGTCCAGAATCAACTGGACGATTTCATACGCTACCAGTTCGACACGCGCTATTACCTGACGCCCATCGAGCGGCTCACCTTCGCCAGCCTGGCCCGTTTCGGCAAGGTCGCTTCCTATTCGGACACCGGCATCGTCCCCGACGACCAGTTGTTCTTCCTGGGCGGCATCCAGGACGTGCGCGGGTACAGCGAAAACCTGCTGCGCTTCAATGAAGACGGGGACCCCTTGGGTGGACAGTTGGCCATGGTCGGCAGCCTGGAGGCGCGCATCGATCTGGGCTACAATTTTGAACTGACGGCCTTTTTCGATACGGGCACCGTCAGGGAAACCCAGGAGGATTTCGGGTCGGACAGCTGGCGGTCATCCGTCGGCCTGGGCCTGCGCTACATTACGCCCATCGGCCCCATAGGTCTGCTCTACGGCTATAAACTGGACCGGGAGGAGGACGAGTCGGCCGGACGGTTGCACGTATCCATCGGATACAGTTTCTGA
- a CDS encoding diguanylate cyclase — METDGQQNTPFIQVSGLQSIKTKIIFFALLATIIPSLTLGILSYVQNRKLLRNKIANELYNTTTQTAGEVEFWLKARLYDLKVFSSSYIVSENLQRVLGKQQDNIERLVALDRVKAYLQSVRQKFTDYPELILVNMIGESLVSSGTETPVVNLPDQWFQQLEEGKPVIGTPYWDPSLKRRVVVLAEEIKSPDNKRLGILATKTDLASLVNILKRKASGNADEIYLTDAKGNLIATSASSFDRSSRSVLAAKTLTTGTGFSRLPVEYDSHRGQTVVGLGAIIPSTDWAVVAEMEKSGAYADIVRLGTWTILIVCVLLMAMGLFAYLLGHSIVKPLQRLSGEAGKVASGDLKVDLPVHGNTEVSYLTQVFNHMVASLRRGQEEISQAHEALIEKNRELHRISITDSLTGIFNRKHVMDLFDMEFIRTQRYGIPFSVLIADLDHFKEVNDTYGHLAGDSVLRSIAKAMVESVRACDHVGRYGGEEFVVVLPNTEIDGAMEMAERIRQTIRRVTFNNDGEEFSMTISMGVAVCQEDDKSVETILKRADDALYRAKADGRDQVIGP, encoded by the coding sequence TTGGAAACCGACGGACAACAAAACACACCCTTTATCCAGGTTTCCGGGCTGCAAAGCATCAAGACCAAAATCATCTTTTTTGCCTTGCTGGCCACGATTATTCCTTCCCTTACCCTGGGCATTCTCTCCTATGTCCAGAACCGGAAACTTCTCCGGAACAAAATCGCCAATGAACTGTACAACACGACAACCCAGACTGCCGGGGAAGTGGAATTCTGGCTTAAAGCGAGACTTTACGATCTGAAAGTCTTTTCCAGTTCCTATATCGTTTCCGAAAACCTCCAGCGGGTATTGGGGAAACAGCAGGACAATATCGAGCGGCTCGTCGCCCTGGATCGGGTCAAAGCCTACCTGCAATCGGTCCGCCAGAAATTTACCGATTATCCCGAACTGATCCTGGTGAACATGATCGGAGAATCCCTTGTCAGCAGCGGGACCGAAACCCCCGTCGTCAATCTGCCGGATCAATGGTTCCAGCAGCTGGAAGAGGGAAAACCGGTCATCGGAACGCCCTATTGGGACCCCTCGCTCAAAAGGCGGGTGGTTGTCCTGGCCGAGGAAATCAAATCCCCGGACAATAAACGGCTCGGCATCCTGGCCACCAAGACCGACCTGGCCTCCCTGGTGAACATTCTCAAACGCAAGGCCTCCGGAAACGCCGATGAAATTTATCTGACCGATGCCAAGGGGAACCTCATCGCAACTTCCGCCTCAAGCTTCGACAGATCGTCGCGATCCGTTCTGGCAGCAAAAACGCTGACCACGGGCACCGGTTTTTCCCGGCTGCCGGTCGAGTATGACAGCCACCGCGGTCAAACGGTGGTGGGGTTGGGCGCCATTATCCCGTCAACCGACTGGGCGGTGGTTGCGGAGATGGAAAAATCGGGGGCCTATGCCGATATCGTCCGGCTGGGTACGTGGACCATTCTGATTGTATGCGTTCTGCTGATGGCCATGGGCCTGTTCGCCTATCTGCTGGGCCATAGCATCGTAAAACCGCTGCAGCGTCTCAGCGGCGAAGCGGGCAAGGTCGCCTCGGGCGATCTGAAAGTGGATCTGCCCGTCCACGGCAACACCGAAGTGAGCTACCTGACCCAGGTGTTCAACCACATGGTGGCCAGTTTGCGGCGCGGGCAGGAGGAGATCTCCCAGGCCCACGAGGCCCTGATCGAGAAAAACCGCGAACTGCACCGGATTTCCATCACGGACAGCCTTACCGGGATATTCAACCGCAAGCATGTGATGGACCTGTTCGACATGGAGTTCATCCGAACCCAACGCTACGGGATCCCCTTTTCCGTGCTGATCGCGGACCTCGACCATTTCAAAGAGGTCAACGATACTTACGGCCATCTTGCCGGCGATTCCGTCCTGCGCAGCATTGCCAAGGCGATGGTCGAATCGGTGCGGGCGTGCGATCATGTCGGACGGTACGGGGGCGAGGAGTTTGTTGTCGTTCTTCCCAACACCGAAATCGACGGCGCCATGGAGATGGCCGAGCGGATCCGCCAGACGATTCGCCGGGTCACATTCAACAATGACGGCGAGGAATTCTCGATGACGATCAGCATGGGGGTGGCGGTTTGTCAGGAGGACGATAAAAGTGTGGAAACGATCCTCAAGCGGGCCGACGATGCCCTTTACCGGGCCAAGGCCGACGGCCGAGATCAGGTTATCGGGCCGTGA